A genomic segment from Planctomonas sp. JC2975 encodes:
- a CDS encoding ribonucleotide-diphosphate reductase subunit beta, giving the protein MNWNPDLAELLGEYVVPVDPMDELGCDSCQ; this is encoded by the coding sequence ATGAATTGGAACCCTGATCTGGCCGAGCTGCTGGGGGAGTACGTCGTGCCGGTCGATCCGATGGACGAGCTCGGCTGCGATTCCTGCCAGTAG